The Fusarium fujikuroi IMI 58289 draft genome, chromosome FFUJ_chr01 sequence CGAATTCATAGAAACCTACTCGATGCCGATCGCACTCCAGCCCCGAAGCTCTCGCAGCCTCTAGGGCGCATCTATATCGCAAGCATGCACTTCAATAACGAGCGCGTAATAAGAGATCACTGGGGTCCTGCGGTGATAGAACTTGCAAAGCTTTTCGGGCGAGAGAATGTCTTTGTCAGTGTATTTGAGAGCGGGAGCTGGGACAAAACTAAAAGGGAGCTGCATCACATGGATCAGGAGCTCGAGAAACTGGGAGTTCCTCATCGGGTGGAGATGTCGGATGTCACGCAtaaagatgagattgagaatCCGAATAAGGGAGAAGGCTGGATCGACACACCTAGGGGGAAACGCGAGTTAAGAAGGATACCGTATCTCGCAAAGCTGAGAAACAAGACGCTACAGGACTTGATAGACCTATCCAAGAAAGGAGAGCATTTCGATAAggttctcttcctcaacgacGTCGTCTTCACGGTACGTGAACTGCTATGTCAGGGTGGTCAGCATCTCACAAAGTTTGCAGACAGACGATGtgctcaagctccttggcaCGAATGGCGGCGACTATGCTGCAGCTTGCTCGCTTGATTTCTCGAAACCGCCACAGTACTATGATACATTTGCGCTGAGGGATACAAACGGACAGGCACATGCGATGTCTACCTGGCCGTATTTCAAGGGCAGTGTTTCGAGGAATGCTCTTGTTAATCACTTGGATGCTGTGCCTGTTGCGAGCTGCTGGAATGGAATTGGTTTGTTTTCTAACGCTTAAAGACGAGTACTTCCTCACTGACTGCCTCATCAGTCGCCATGCCCGTAGAGCCTTTTATTTCATCGTCGAAGCTGCGCTTCCGAGGTATTCCGGACTCTCTGGCTGAACACCACCTCGAAGGCTGTGAATGCTGCCTTATCCACGCCGACAATCCCCTCTCCAAAACGAGAGGTGTATACCTCAATCCTCATGTCCGCGTAGGCTATAACCTACATGCATACCAAGCCGTGCATCCCGAACAAGGCGCATGGGTGTCGACATGGCAGATCTTCTCTGGTCTCTGGATCAATCGCATAATGCGGTGGGTATCATCACCGTTTGACGCATGGGTGGTCAGGGGGCGTGTTGCGGAGTGGGAGAAATTAGGGGGGAGAGAGCCTGGCGAGTTTTGCCTGATTAACGAGATGCAGGTTCTTGTTGAAAGAGGTTGGGCACATGTTTAGATATTTGGTagcgagaaggaaaagaattGGTGGTAAGATACCCATATTGTCAATCCGAAAGATTGTCTATTCTAAGTGCGAAGAGTTCTAGGACACTCTCCCATCTTAAAGAGACGCCCAATGATACTATTCAAAATTTCTTCTATCTGGATGCCGGATCAAATAGCCAGCGACTTTTCTCCTAACAAATGCATCCGGGATCAACCCTCCCCTCTCTCCAGTCGTTTCCCTCCCATTGTCTCATTTGCTGCGATCAACTCGACGAGGCACGTCTTCAATCACTTTACGAATCGGACTGGGGAGAACCTAGAACTTGTTGTCCTGGGCTAACTTGGGGTCGGGCAGGCAGGTGGATCAAGGTTGGTTGACCAACTGGAGACAATAGTACCGATCGCACAGCGGTCGACCTcgtctcttccttctggTCTTTGTCTTGCTCATCTTCACCCTCACACCGGTCTTCGATGATCTCGACTGTAGATACCACATCAACTGCGGGAGATGAAGCGTTCAAAGAACTCTCAGGGTGTGAAGAGAAGTTCTCGCTAGGAATGCCACTAGCAAGTGACGCGTGAGGCTGCAAAGTTTTACCAAAACCGTCAGCTGCAATCGGAAGGGCTGTGCGAGGGTTTTTGAAACCCCTGACCGTTGAGGCCGCAGTTCCTATTCTCCCATCAAATTCTTCATCTGAATTATCGTTGGGctcagaagaagacggcAAAAGGAATCCGGACAGCTTAGCTATGGACGTCACATCTTCCATCTCTATGCCTGATTCGTCGTCTGATTCCTCGCCGTactcagaagatgaggatagGAAGGGCCAACGAACCGTTTCTGCAGTAAGGGGTGTAGCCCCATCTTGACTTGGGTAAACCGGGGCGCTTAGCATATGACTACTAGAGATGACAGGGCCGTGGTTGTCAAAATGGCTTGTAGACGGGATGAAATACCCGTTCTCAACATATCCCAAACTTGGGAAGTCGAAGCTCCTTGTTTTAGGGGGGATATGAGGCTGGCCATGAGACTGCCGGGCCATATCCTGAGCACGCAATCTAGCCAAGTGGTAGCGGTTAGTACGAAGTGGTGTCCGCGCCATCGGAGCTTCACTTGGAAGGTTTCCCATCGAGAAAGCCCATGTTTCCCAGGTTGATCTGCTCTCGGGGATAGGGTGATCAGGTGATGATGCTCCAATTAGCCAACGAATAAGTCTTGCTATACACCAATGTGGCCAAATGAAATACGATATGACTTTTTCCCACCCTCCTCGTGCTTGTGGGCATTGATCTTGCTGTCGACCAGCGACGGAGGAATCCCGAGTCTGTTCATGGGAAGGCATTTTGTTGGAGTGGTTTGGCCAGGGTATAGAAGAGAAAGGTCTTTGGCAAAGAGAATGAATCCTGACGGCGTTCTTATTATACCCAAATATGTTACCGGAAAGGAGAAAGTGTTCAATTCATTCAATAAAATAGAGGTAGGAGTTTAGATGTACCTTGACTTCAGACTTGTTCATTGATTTGAACACTAAACAACATATCATTGTTTCTATCGCAATTACATGATCGTGTAAACATCTGTAACGGCGTTGAACAAAGAACATGGCCAACGTCTCTTGTTCAGCTGACTCTCGCATTCGACAGTTGTTCACCATTAGGACAGAGAAACAGCCTCATGTTTCGAACAATTGCGATCAAGTATATAAAGCAATCGCGGCGATCTGCTTAATTATTCTACCACaatctcaacagcctccCCATCCAGACGcagacatcatcaagcctgCGTCTTtaaccaccaacaacaccattTCTACGCCAATATCACACACCAAAGAACTTCCTATCCTCACATACTAGCACAATGTGTCTCGATATCTACCACGATTACCAGGAGTGTGGGCACCATAGGTATGTCCGCACTTATACTTGCTGGCAAGATCGTTGGGAGATGTTCTGCCCATGCTTGTCCTTTCATGGGGTGATCCCCTATAAGAACATGCACAGCAGTACTGAGAATCGGCAGGTCCGATTAGGTTCGTGCCCTAACTGTGAGGCATCGAAAAAGAAGAGGGAAAGGAGGGATTATGGGGGGTTTACTGCTCAGCAAACCCATGGTGCTGGAGCCTCCCATGGGAGAGGACAGTTGCAGACAACACAGCCAACCGGGGGTCATCAGGAGTTGAGGGTGCCCGAGAGAGCCCACCAGCCCGGGGCATATAGACAAGAGCCTCGTATGCACATGGCTTCCCAATCGAGGCCCTCTGATCGGGTATACACCAGTCCGCCAGGTGTATACATCCCGCACCACTCTCCGGCACCAAGCCAAGGTGCAAGACAGGTAGGTTCTTCATCTAGAGGAATAGAGCTAACAGATATGCAGCCCCGAAGACAGTATAGTGATCCTCACGCAAGCTCCTCCAAGCGCGAACGTGCCGTTCGCGGTCAACAAGTAGGAAACAAAGTAATCGTGGACAAGGGCGTTCCTCTCCCACCCCAGGGACAATATAAGACGCCTGATACTAGCAGATCTAGGACCGTACGCAATAGTCCGAGAAGAGTCGGCAGTGTGCGGGATCGCGTTGATCGGTCTCACACCGTTTCTCCTCTgactgaggatgagaggaatGCTCCTTATGTGGAGATTCCGTCCCATGACGAGTATGCTGGTTGGGTATAAGATTGTGTTATTATCTTGAGATGGTCATCTGGCTCGATttggcgttggcgttggcgttggcaGAGGGAAAAAGGAATAGACAGAGGTTCAGAATCATCCGAGTTATGAGATTGCattatctttttagttatGAAAATCCAATATCCTGTTTCGTTCGTCAatttttactgtatttaACGTAGTGTTGTTGTGATTATGCTATAAGAAATGATTCATGACAAGTTGATACTGGACTGGTTATCCCGCTCATATCTCGATAAAGATTGTAGACCTGAGACTTTAGGGATACGGGAGACTTCTCATAGTTCCCTGCAGAATTTCTGTCATTTGATCATACGCTTCTAAGACATACAGCTATACGGTAGCTGGTTACATCGAAAATAGAAACATTTCTAAATGGGTCTTGGGGTCTGGGGCGACAGGTAGACAACGCAAGGAGACCTATACCGGGCAAGGAAGATCTAGATTGTGTTGATACTGATCACCGCTAGGATCTTGTAAACACAGCATAGATCATCGACTCTGCCTGAGCATGTCAATGTCGAATCAAAAGTCCCAATTCGCGGGTGCCTTGATCACGAGCTGCCCCGTTAAGCTTATCAAGAAGTTATTCTAGTTTGCGCCattaacgtcccccacccaaagaccggccacccctacagactggccaccttattcttaacctagccacctaatttatatatactttaaacagttataactctattaatttaattctaattaattttaaactaatactaattaatttaaaataccttcttttactaaaaaagatataagcgCTATattttagatagttatagatagtatatcaGTAAATAAAgcagctaaagcttatagtattaactattttacgctttaaggttaaattaaaaaaagcataatactaaaagaagcctaaaaaccttactaaaagctctttaatacttaagaaaagagtctttaagactgaattattatttaagttaatttaaaataccctatattatattaataagttagaaagtttattaataagattgctatctataatagcttcctaaaaggcattaaaaagaattaattatagggctttttaggataaaatcctaatattaagatattaaaaggcaagaaaattaactttaattaatattataaagcttcttctaaactaataaaggcattctttatactcCTTATAATGCTAGcaatatacctaattaaatagagaaataaatataatattaataaagttaaaataatagaaggaatagaaataaacaGTCTAttccttaattattagttaaagaagttagtacttatttattagcctggtTCTTATACCTagattataattcttaagtatatcttaataactagaaaggtcttaagacctatagttatttttaaggggaaaacagtttaataataatatttccctAAGAATTTAGACTTTCTAGAAGATTAGAAATTTACatatagtaataagggctagataagcaataaattagcattagtttaattaagaaaagtctttattctattaatacagcctaaaaagaagaataaaccctaacttcttattcttaatagctatagaagttatattacAGAAGATTTCCtctagaaatattataataataatatatatttattatttcttcttacttatatttcctatatcctttagccACTAAATATTGCagtttttaattctttaaagagggcatattattatcttcttttaaatcttacttctatctctAATAACAGTTATATCAgcaagattatatttctatatatttataataaggcttaaagagaagctattataaaatctaatgcaattactggctttaaagctactagACTGTAGCCTATAAATCTGATAAAGGTCCTgataaacctaatagttatagagacACTTTCTCCTGCTATTACAGTAAATTTGCCAGTAAAAGAGCAGGATTTAAGTCTCCTAAAGActttctatttatctatatagctttggcaagctttaggctaagtcctagcttttataatgtaagatttaactattaggctgctttttaGGAAGATTGGCAGTTAATTAGTTTGAAGGTAAAGAGCAACAATaaggaaaagactgcaagaagacGATAATTTCTAACAGCCTTAATTACAAGCTAAGTGTATACAGccataaaggtttaattaagataggGTCTTCGTTATtagataggtaattaagtaattagtttaataatattaaatataaggataaaaagtGTAAaatttagtttaaaaaggcatactaaaactaagatattaaggggaatctatccctttatatttattactatagacAGCCTTCTGACCCCACTAATAAGGCTAGATCTCTTACCCTAAAATGCTTATTATAACTGTTATATAGGTCCTTATGTGGTTTTAATGCATGCCTTTATACCTAAAAAACCATATTAAATAAGcaatttactaaaagtaattatatatatataataagtccttTCTCTCTAGCAGTCTTTCtgtaactaattaattaattaatcctaaTTTAAGTAAAGCTTATAACCTAtcctattatattagtaaatacctatatccttttattactttta is a genomic window containing:
- a CDS encoding probable polysaccharide export protein (CAP59); this translates as MVSHTNRLYLRRLLRSRFPKIVFILVVIINVLDVLRIHRNLLDADRTPAPKLSQPLGRIYIASMHFNNERVIRDHWGPAVIELAKLFGRENVFVSVFESGSWDKTKRELHHMDQELEKLGVPHRVEMSDVTHKDEIENPNKGEGWIDTPRGKRELRRIPYLAKLRNKTLQDLIDLSKKGEHFDKVLFLNDVVFTTDDVLKLLGTNGGDYAAACSLDFSKPPQYYDTFALRDTNGQAHAMSTWPYFKGSVSRNALVNHLDAVPVASCWNGIVAMPVEPFISSSKLRFRGIPDSLAEHHLEGCECCLIHADNPLSKTRGVYLNPHVRVGYNLHAYQAVHPEQGAWVSTWQIFSGLWINRIMRWVSSPFDAWVVRGRVAEWEKLGGREPGEFCLINEMQVLVERGWAHV